Below is a genomic region from Gracilimonas sp..
ACTATTAGCTTCGCTCGGCATGAAGGAAAAAGTAGCAAACTATTTTACTGCAGCGGGCAGCGAAAAACTTTACGAAGACAATGATGGTAAAGTAAAGGCTACTGAACATGGCGAGCAATTTCTTCAGCATTGGGGTAAAAAAGTTGATGTAGAATATTTCAAGGGCGAACACCATTCTGGTTTTATTTTAGTCGAAAAACCTGAAGATGAATCTAGGCTCGATATCCCAGGCCTGCTTCATGAAATTGGATTTTCATTATCTAATTTGTTCGACTATAGATTTAAAAATCATTTTTTCTCCAACAGGTTGATGGATAGTTACTACAAAATGTTGCGAGCCATCGAAGAAAGCCGGGAAAAAACGCGTCATCACACTCCTCGAATGATAGCATTTGTACAGCGATTTGGTATGCTGTTTGGTTTGGAAGACGAGGAAATGGAGATAATCACAAAAACTGCCAAACTCCATGATATTGGTTATGTAGGTGCTGTGAGTATTGAACCGGGTAAAACTATTGGAGGAGAGTTATCTCATCCTATTATCGGTGCAAACCTGATTGAACAACTTTCTATTGAGCGGGATGTTCTGGAGGGAATAAAAACTCATCATGAATGGGTTAATGGCAATGGTTCTCCGGGAGGATTAAAGTCAGAAAGTATTCCATGGACAGGTAAAATTATAGGTCTCTTTGAGTACGTTGTAGATTTTATTGAAACGCATTCCAATGATGATTCCAAAACTGATGAACAATGGATTGAATTATTATCAAAAAGTTTAATGGAACGCGCTGATATAGAATTTGATATGGTATTAATTCCTACAGCAATACAGCTTCTGCAGGCTTTAGGCTGGGAAGAATGCGTGAGGCTAGGTGTTGAGGAATGAAACTGAAGCTTTTGGTAGCATCCATAATGGCAAGTACACTTGTACAATGTAAAAGCACTAATCAGGCTTCATTTTCTATAGCCAGTCAAACTCCTTTTGCCGTTTGTTATGCTAAAGTTACTCCCGATCAGCTGCAAAATTATAGCATGGTAATTATTGAGCCTGATTTCTATAGCAAAGAAGAAATGGCAGCTTTACGTGCAACCGGTACAAAAATTATTGCTTATATCACTCTGGGAGAAGTAGATACAAATCGATGGTATTATCCCCGGCTTGCAGAAATCGGTTTTTTGGGTAAAAATGAAAACTGGAATAGTTTTTTTGTTGACCTTGAAAAAGATGAAACCCGTCAGATTATCCTGACCGAAGTATTACCAAGAATAGCAGAGAAAGAGGTTGATGGCTTTTTCCTTGATACCGTTGATGCTGTATCTCCTGTAACGGAGAGAGCTCACCTTCAGCCTTATATGGTTCAGCTTATTGAGGGAATTAGAAAACGGTACCCGGCTAAGATCATCATTCAGAATGCTGGTGTTTTTTTACTGGAAGAAACAAAGGACGATATTGATGCCTTTCTAACTGAGGCTTTGGCTTCGGATTATGATTTCGAAAAGAAAGAGTACAAAATTCGAACGGCACAAGAATACAACGAAAGGCTGGAATACCTGAATCATTATTCTGAGAAAAGCGGAAAACCTTATTTCATAGTCGGTTTTGCGGATACTGATTTAAAGAGAAGCCAAATTAAAACCCGATTAGATACTTTAGCTCGTCCTTATTTTATAAGTAATATTGGCTTAAGTGAGTTGCCCGTTCTGCCTGATTCTGTAGCTAATACTTTGAAAGCCGGGAGATTATGAACTACGATTTTCAGGCTATTTTTTCGGTTATCCGGTTAACCATCAGCTTTCTTTTTGTTTTTGGTTTTGTAACACCCTTATTTTTTGAACACGCAGGAAAGAAAAAAGGAATTGATCGTATTGTACTTTCCTGGGTAGGACTGGGTGGATTGATTATCATTGGTACCTTTGTCCTTGTCAACCTTCATATCTATGATTTCATCAGTATCATGTTTTGCCTGCTGATGCTGCCTTTCTTGGTTCATTTCTTTAAAAGGACGTGGGAAGGAAATACCATTGCAGATATTTTTAATACTGCAGAAAATCGTATAGTTGCTAATCATGTTTTATTTATTGAAAAGATAAGGAAGCTAACATGGACTGGTATAAAAGACCGGATTCTTAAAAAGCCTTCCATCAAGCCAGAGAATCCTTACACCTTTGCCGCAATAGCGATTGGGATATTAGCGTCGGTGTTAAGAATCATTCCTTCTATCCAAAATTCAGCTCCATTTAGCAGGGTCTGGTATTTTGAGTTAGATGCTGTAAAAAGGTTAAGCCTTCAGGAGTATTTTACGGGCTATCCGGTTCCTAAGGGAATGCACTCCATCATAAACTTTTTTAGTACAATTACCCAGGTTAGCCCGGAGATGATTTTACACATCATTGGTGCGTTAATAAGTTTTTTCCTGGCTATTATCATCTTTTGGTTGATGAGAGACCTTACAAAGGGAAAACATCTTTCTGCAGCATTGCTTTCTTCCTTAATTTATGCTGTTTTTCCAACGCTTTTTCTGCCCGTTTCTTTAGAGCTTGAATCAGAATTAACTTCTCTTTCTTTTTCACTATGCTTCGCGCTTCCAACAATGTTGTTCTATCTTCGAAATATAAGGTCAGGAGGGAAGAGCCCCTGGTTTTATATTTTTATGGGCATTGTGGCAACAGGTCTTTCGAATATTTTTGTGCTAATGATGGTGCTTTTGCCTTTTATGCTGCTAGGAATATTATCCATACCAGCTGGCAACTTCATAAAGAGATCCGGAAAGGTTCTACTTTATCTTTCTTCAATCTATGCAGTAACGCTTGCACCATACATTTTGTATTGTCTGTCATCAGGACTAAGCATTAATACATTTTTTCAGGATCAGCTATTTAATACGCAGGTTTTTAGTTTTACGACGAGTCTGATAATGCCAATTGAAGAGCTCAGCCTCATTTACTTGTATGCCGGACTTAGTTTGTTTGCAGCATTTATTATCCGGCTATTTGTAAAGAAGAAGAAGCGCATCGGAGATGAGTTGGTTTTTCTTCTTCTCTTTATCTGTGCATCATACTTGTACACACCATTTTTTGATTACCAATATATCTAT
It encodes:
- a CDS encoding HD domain-containing phosphohydrolase, encoding MIKDVRSYIHTVGNRLSKAFSMEAFGTEDQLEFWELSAEHLSRKENPSFSDLVNWMDLLYRAPVHFVYKLQDEKLILDRRHVLTKNILRDNKDENEPHKQTPQQKEFIRDFEYQLQNLEKKMTMDEVFKEHGITSHSIGQCEHIPLFSKDGKQWGIYCAGPYTKSPEQITPKLSIVGRLLANWLISLDEEESNPQKEYEQKIQSVVSDLGSGKLNSEGIAQIILRYVVHGRKVGSGCIVEFTKNGHKLLASLGMKEKVANYFTAAGSEKLYEDNDGKVKATEHGEQFLQHWGKKVDVEYFKGEHHSGFILVEKPEDESRLDIPGLLHEIGFSLSNLFDYRFKNHFFSNRLMDSYYKMLRAIEESREKTRHHTPRMIAFVQRFGMLFGLEDEEMEIITKTAKLHDIGYVGAVSIEPGKTIGGELSHPIIGANLIEQLSIERDVLEGIKTHHEWVNGNGSPGGLKSESIPWTGKIIGLFEYVVDFIETHSNDDSKTDEQWIELLSKSLMERADIEFDMVLIPTAIQLLQALGWEECVRLGVEE
- a CDS encoding endo alpha-1,4 polygalactosaminidase, producing the protein MKLKLLVASIMASTLVQCKSTNQASFSIASQTPFAVCYAKVTPDQLQNYSMVIIEPDFYSKEEMAALRATGTKIIAYITLGEVDTNRWYYPRLAEIGFLGKNENWNSFFVDLEKDETRQIILTEVLPRIAEKEVDGFFLDTVDAVSPVTERAHLQPYMVQLIEGIRKRYPAKIIIQNAGVFLLEETKDDIDAFLTEALASDYDFEKKEYKIRTAQEYNERLEYLNHYSEKSGKPYFIVGFADTDLKRSQIKTRLDTLARPYFISNIGLSELPVLPDSVANTLKAGRL